One window of Chloroflexus aggregans DSM 9485 genomic DNA carries:
- a CDS encoding NotI family restriction endonuclease, whose amino-acid sequence MSKIAELFGISTEEKEKNWGRIVREQLCPFLGKKCYKVRKSDPNTSIGTCTVLYGKAAEPIVICPTRLTERRQIFIDCFHLLTTHQPGNELHIVSEVSIPGGSVDYFLVSVRDGKVKDFVGIEIQTLDTTGTVWPERQRFLSEIGIPRADDAENSDKPYGMNWKMTAKTILVQMHHKIDTFEHVNKKLVLIVQDRLLEYMAKEFSFTHLKNPAVLGDSMHFHSYRIIKQPDGSFRLAIHSRLSTDAGGIATCLGLQAEARVELDQILEALQTKISPATRFVPV is encoded by the coding sequence ATGAGCAAGATTGCCGAACTCTTTGGCATATCAACTGAGGAAAAAGAAAAAAACTGGGGTCGGATTGTTCGAGAACAGCTCTGTCCTTTTTTAGGAAAGAAATGCTATAAAGTGAGAAAGAGCGACCCAAACACTTCAATTGGAACATGTACAGTCCTCTATGGGAAAGCGGCTGAGCCTATTGTTATATGTCCGACCCGTCTGACTGAGCGGCGACAGATTTTTATAGACTGTTTTCATCTTCTGACGACACATCAACCTGGTAACGAATTACACATTGTCTCGGAAGTCTCTATTCCAGGTGGCAGCGTTGATTATTTTCTCGTTTCTGTTAGGGATGGAAAAGTTAAAGACTTCGTTGGTATTGAAATTCAGACGCTCGACACAACCGGTACAGTATGGCCAGAGCGTCAAAGGTTTCTGAGCGAGATAGGGATTCCGCGAGCAGACGATGCCGAAAACTCTGATAAACCATATGGCATGAATTGGAAAATGACGGCAAAGACCATTTTGGTTCAGATGCATCACAAAATTGATACATTTGAGCACGTCAACAAAAAACTTGTGTTGATCGTGCAAGATAGGCTTCTCGAATATATGGCTAAAGAGTTTAGCTTTACACATCTCAAGAATCCAGCCGTGCTTGGTGATTCGATGCATTTTCATTCCTATCGTATTATCAAGCAACCTGATGGATCGTTCAGATTAGCCATACATTCGCGGCTAAGTACAGATGCGGGTGGAATAGCTACTTGTCTTGGGTTACAAGCTGAAGCGAGAGTGGAACTCGATCAAATCTTGGAAGCTTTGCAAACTAAAATTTCTCCCGCTACTCGTTTTGTGCCAGTATGA
- a CDS encoding oxidative damage protection protein: protein MPRMVQCVKLGRELPGLECPPFPGPLGQRIYEQVSAQAWRMWPQQATLIINHYGLSLGDPNAQQILMKAMEEFFFGEHAQVPEGWTPPTAAPAKGGPRRK from the coding sequence ATGCCTCGTATGGTACAGTGTGTGAAGCTTGGTCGCGAACTACCCGGTCTTGAGTGCCCACCCTTCCCCGGCCCACTCGGCCAGCGGATTTACGAGCAGGTTTCGGCGCAAGCATGGCGAATGTGGCCGCAACAGGCGACGCTGATCATTAATCATTACGGTCTTAGCTTGGGCGACCCAAATGCGCAGCAGATTCTGATGAAGGCCATGGAAGAATTCTTCTTCGGCGAACATGCGCAGGTGCCTGAAGGGTGGACGCCACCAACCGCTGCCCCGGCCAAGGGTGGGCCACGCCGTAAGTAA
- a CDS encoding formyltransferase family protein, translating to MRIVFFAIPGPLAWTVWHRLTELPVEIVGLVHPAPPGMPALTILPPTSPIPRQEIVTPITLYSRAAQANVPRFAVSRDGMTALAAQLEQQRVDLAIVVCWPWRIRPPLLTIPRLGFLNMHPSPLPELRGPEPLFCALRLGWQRTAITWHLMDEAFDHGPIVLQAWFDLPFGERLSVIETVAGQQAARLLPEALNDLVTSTWQPQPQATDGSTYPAPRSSDLHFTAAWSVVQAYAFVRAIAEWGQPFTYVAADGQTATIGDAIDYRVGEQLAVSVIVHSNRIMLQLRDGILVCLPITQAEAPSVVAML from the coding sequence ATGCGAATTGTCTTCTTTGCTATACCGGGGCCATTAGCATGGACAGTATGGCACAGGCTCACCGAACTGCCGGTAGAGATTGTGGGTTTGGTTCATCCGGCGCCACCGGGTATGCCGGCGCTTACCATCCTGCCGCCGACATCGCCAATTCCCCGTCAAGAGATCGTAACACCGATCACGCTATATTCACGCGCTGCCCAAGCTAACGTCCCTCGCTTTGCCGTCAGCCGAGACGGTATGACCGCATTAGCCGCACAATTGGAGCAACAACGGGTTGATCTAGCCATCGTCGTATGCTGGCCTTGGCGCATTCGTCCACCACTTCTCACGATACCACGGCTAGGGTTTCTCAATATGCACCCCTCACCGTTGCCAGAACTGCGCGGGCCAGAACCACTCTTTTGTGCCTTACGGCTAGGTTGGCAGCGTACTGCTATCACATGGCACCTGATGGATGAAGCCTTTGACCACGGCCCAATAGTGCTTCAGGCATGGTTTGATCTTCCTTTCGGCGAACGACTGAGTGTGATCGAGACGGTGGCCGGCCAACAAGCGGCCCGCTTACTACCGGAGGCCCTCAACGATCTGGTAACATCGACATGGCAGCCGCAACCGCAAGCCACCGACGGTAGTACCTACCCAGCACCACGATCTAGCGATTTACATTTCACTGCGGCATGGTCGGTAGTGCAAGCTTACGCTTTCGTGCGCGCCATTGCCGAATGGGGGCAACCTTTCACCTACGTTGCCGCCGATGGTCAGACGGCTACGATTGGCGACGCGATTGATTATCGTGTTGGTGAACAGCTCGCGGTTTCTGTTATCGTACATAGTAACCGGATTATGCTTCAACTTCGTGATGGTATCCTCGTTTGTTTACCAATCACTCAGGCCGAGGCACCATCCGTTGTAGCAATGTTATAA
- a CDS encoding DNA-methyltransferase produces the protein MVIVTENYRPAFEHYMTQGQIAPLLLLGDALFVLKELPDSSVDCVMTSPPYWGKREYENGGIGLERDYRDYVRHVAEIFLELKRVLKSTGSFWLNIGDSYHRKNLLGIPWRVAFELTDHQGWILRNAVVWNKVKSGMDNTTDRLGNMYEMVFHFVKQSKGYYYNVDAIRSTPREAKIVHGAVISATGVSGVRYRRQIELSTALSEQEKAAAYEALDTMLAEVAAGRISDFRMIIRGQQRATHSDSEMVSGRAKELREKGFYFLRYHPKGCKPSDVWDILPEDTQGRNVHFAPYPVDLCRIPILATCPPEGVVLDPFCGTGTTLYAALNLGRKSVGIDISRKYLEIVQERCATFL, from the coding sequence ATGGTGATAGTTACCGAAAACTACCGACCAGCATTTGAACATTATATGACGCAGGGCCAAATAGCACCTCTTCTCTTATTAGGGGATGCCCTTTTCGTGCTTAAGGAGCTGCCCGATTCTTCTGTTGACTGTGTGATGACCTCACCGCCGTATTGGGGAAAACGAGAATATGAGAATGGTGGGATTGGGCTTGAAAGAGATTACCGTGACTATGTGCGACACGTAGCAGAGATCTTTCTTGAGCTTAAGCGTGTATTGAAATCTACAGGGTCATTCTGGCTCAATATTGGAGATAGCTATCACCGCAAGAACTTACTCGGAATTCCTTGGCGTGTTGCGTTCGAATTGACCGATCATCAAGGCTGGATTCTTCGGAATGCCGTTGTGTGGAATAAAGTAAAAAGTGGCATGGATAATACAACTGATAGGCTTGGTAATATGTACGAAATGGTTTTCCACTTCGTCAAGCAATCCAAAGGTTATTACTATAATGTAGATGCCATTCGCTCAACACCACGTGAAGCCAAAATCGTGCATGGTGCAGTCATTTCTGCAACAGGGGTATCGGGGGTGCGCTATCGACGCCAAATCGAACTGTCCACTGCCTTATCCGAACAAGAAAAAGCTGCTGCGTATGAAGCCCTTGATACGATGCTTGCAGAGGTTGCAGCGGGGCGTATTTCTGACTTTCGCATGATTATCCGCGGTCAGCAGCGCGCAACGCATTCAGATAGTGAAATGGTATCAGGACGCGCAAAAGAATTGCGTGAAAAAGGATTCTATTTTTTACGGTATCATCCCAAGGGGTGCAAACCAAGCGATGTCTGGGATATTCTTCCAGAAGATACTCAAGGAAGAAACGTACATTTTGCACCGTATCCTGTTGACCTTTGCCGAATACCAATCCTAGCTACATGCCCCCCAGAAGGAGTTGTTTTAGATCCTTTCTGTGGTACGGGCACTACCCTCTATGCTGCACTGAATCTCGGTCGCAAATCAGTAGGAATCGACATATCACGTAAGTATCTCGAAATCGTACAAGAACGGTGTGCCACGTTCCTATGA
- a CDS encoding formyltransferase family protein has product MKVLFLGSSQSPLVEWLQSVGEEVVATMEPIDVAFLDAYSPDFIVSYGYRHIIKKDVLLRYTGRAINLHISYLPWNRGADPNFWSFVEDTPKGVTIHYLNEGVDTGDIIVQKRVTFSESDTLRTSYDKLQEEIQALFKDNWASIRTGECHRKRQQGKGAFYRLKDKERLSHLLTRGWDTPIAVLEEYAAETQMVMQFWDTYDAEINEIRRQGTS; this is encoded by the coding sequence ATGAAGGTCTTATTTCTCGGCTCAAGTCAGTCGCCCTTAGTCGAGTGGTTACAATCTGTGGGCGAAGAAGTCGTAGCTACTATGGAACCGATTGATGTCGCATTTCTAGATGCATACTCACCTGACTTTATCGTGAGCTATGGGTACCGCCATATCATCAAGAAAGATGTTCTTCTCCGGTACACAGGTAGAGCCATCAATCTTCATATTTCCTACCTCCCATGGAACAGGGGAGCAGACCCTAATTTTTGGAGTTTTGTCGAAGACACTCCAAAAGGGGTAACGATTCATTATCTGAATGAAGGGGTTGACACTGGTGACATCATTGTTCAAAAACGAGTTACGTTTTCCGAGAGCGACACGTTGAGAACAAGTTACGACAAACTTCAAGAAGAAATACAAGCACTCTTCAAAGACAACTGGGCTAGTATTCGGACGGGGGAATGCCATCGTAAAAGACAACAAGGCAAGGGAGCATTCTATAGGCTCAAAGATAAGGAAAGACTTTCTCACCTTTTAACTCGCGGATGGGATACACCGATTGCGGTTTTGGAAGAATATGCGGCTGAAACTCAAATGGTTATGCAGTTTTGGGATACATATGACGCTGAAATCAACGAAATACGCAGGCAAGGTACGTCGTGA
- a CDS encoding STAS domain-containing protein — protein sequence MEVTDVVTVQDSIEEWAGSIFLYLAITLLIIVPFNTLVQRLERLAHQATAEAARARLNAQRAAEQAQQLEQQATQLQATERMLRDLVQSLETPTVEIGQDVMLAPIVGHIDSERTSKLTQRLLEVVSSRRIKLMVIDVAGVPTFDTTAAQSLIQTIRALRLIGCETILTGISPTAAQTMTALGIDMSTINTARSPQDVLIRLSLQ from the coding sequence TTGGAGGTCACCGACGTTGTAACCGTACAAGATTCGATTGAAGAATGGGCCGGCTCAATCTTCCTCTACCTCGCGATTACACTACTGATCATCGTACCGTTTAACACACTTGTGCAGCGGTTAGAACGATTGGCGCATCAGGCTACAGCCGAAGCCGCACGTGCCCGCCTCAATGCACAACGCGCAGCCGAACAGGCCCAGCAACTCGAACAACAGGCAACCCAATTGCAGGCAACCGAGCGGATGTTACGCGATCTCGTGCAATCACTCGAGACGCCAACTGTCGAGATTGGTCAAGATGTGATGCTCGCACCGATCGTCGGCCACATCGATAGTGAACGCACGTCAAAGCTCACGCAACGACTGCTCGAAGTTGTTAGTTCGCGTCGCATCAAGCTGATGGTGATCGATGTTGCCGGCGTTCCCACATTTGATACAACGGCAGCCCAGAGTCTGATCCAAACTATCCGAGCGTTGCGCCTGATTGGTTGTGAGACTATCCTCACCGGTATTTCACCAACGGCGGCGCAAACGATGACCGCTTTGGGCATTGACATGAGTACGATCAATACGGCACGCTCACCACAAGACGTTCTGATTCGCCTATCCTTGCAATAA
- a CDS encoding BglII/BstYI family type II restriction endonuclease has product MIIAVIYSFNRGEGIIRSQYSAELGEVEQVIAAVDSTQCKTKTSREKTMPGRMLYSPRALNRAFTKEFGSRGWEKYKVQCDYSTEYYVPGYVPSSPSKGAFREIDFVKNRVGIEVQFGKYAFMVYNVCAKMTIFHKLGVIDVGIEIVPIKLFAEEMSTGVSYFEQFVWDLEHRGIADIDIPVLVLGVTT; this is encoded by the coding sequence ATGATCATTGCGGTAATTTACTCTTTCAATCGTGGTGAGGGGATTATCCGCTCCCAATACTCGGCGGAACTCGGAGAAGTAGAGCAAGTTATTGCTGCCGTCGACAGCACACAATGCAAAACGAAAACCAGCCGAGAAAAGACAATGCCCGGTAGAATGCTCTATAGCCCGCGAGCTTTGAACAGGGCTTTTACGAAAGAGTTTGGATCGCGTGGCTGGGAGAAATATAAGGTGCAATGCGATTACTCAACCGAGTATTATGTACCTGGCTATGTTCCCAGCAGCCCATCAAAGGGAGCTTTTCGCGAGATAGATTTTGTCAAGAACCGAGTAGGTATTGAAGTTCAATTTGGCAAATATGCTTTTATGGTCTACAACGTCTGCGCAAAAATGACCATTTTCCACAAGTTGGGAGTGATAGACGTAGGCATTGAGATTGTGCCAATTAAGCTCTTCGCTGAAGAGATGTCTACAGGTGTTTCATATTTTGAACAGTTTGTTTGGGATTTAGAGCATCGGGGCATTGCGGATATTGATATTCCTGTACTCGTTCTGGGAGTAACGACGTGA
- a CDS encoding FHA domain-containing protein yields MGHRNLVLCLLVLLSWPTFTAAMFPPSVPSASPLPFILGVERISPVAWALLVGCHYSPHDIRVWTETSPPQHPHTITASGHHRWRVQFTGSLPASATVYGCGQQAVLIVAAESSLWLSGLVIVVGITVTGLLGLRLLRMPRAASRQPSVVPTTARWQAQICDEEGERTITLAASLLTVGSDPACHLIVIAADIAPRHAQIILSEETAQIVDLASPAGVFSGPVRQRLRPHTPIHVAHDDIWLGATVRLRLNRIPVETP; encoded by the coding sequence ATGGGTCACCGTAACCTTGTCTTATGTCTGCTGGTACTACTAAGCTGGCCGACTTTCACCGCTGCCATGTTCCCGCCGTCGGTACCATCTGCATCGCCCCTTCCTTTCATTCTCGGTGTTGAACGAATCTCGCCGGTTGCATGGGCGCTGTTGGTCGGCTGCCACTATTCACCGCACGACATCCGCGTTTGGACAGAGACGTCACCACCGCAGCATCCCCACACAATTACTGCCTCGGGCCACCATCGCTGGCGGGTACAATTTACCGGCTCACTACCGGCTTCAGCAACGGTATACGGGTGTGGCCAACAGGCCGTGCTGATCGTTGCAGCGGAATCTTCACTATGGCTCAGCGGCCTCGTCATCGTTGTTGGTATCACCGTTACCGGATTACTCGGCCTTCGGCTACTCCGAATGCCGCGTGCAGCATCTCGCCAACCCTCAGTGGTGCCCACCACTGCACGCTGGCAAGCCCAGATTTGTGATGAAGAAGGTGAACGGACAATCACGCTCGCTGCCAGTTTACTCACTGTCGGCAGTGATCCGGCCTGCCACCTCATCGTGATTGCAGCGGACATCGCGCCACGTCACGCGCAGATTATTCTGAGTGAGGAGACAGCGCAGATTGTCGATCTCGCTAGTCCGGCGGGCGTGTTCAGTGGACCGGTACGACAACGGCTACGTCCCCATACACCTATACATGTCGCTCATGATGATATTTGGTTAGGGGCAACAGTTCGCCTCCGTTTGAACCGCATACCCGTAGAGACACCGTAA
- a CDS encoding DNA-methyltransferase: MRDVPLFRSIKPIETGFKPDAEIVLFSGDVSELLTQVPDNSVALIVTSPPYNLGKEYEDRVSIEQYLKTQAQVIAQLHRVLREDGSICWQVGNFVENGEVYPLDVLYYPIFKELGMRLRNRIIWKFGHGLHASRRFSGRYETILWFTKSDRYVFNLDAVRVPAKYPGKRHFKGPNKGKPSGNPLGKNPSDVWEILVQDWEELVWDIPNVKSNHPEKTVHPCQFPIELVERCVLALTNEGDWVFDPYMGVGSALIAALMHDRRAMGCEKEAAYVEIARQRIVDYFNGTLRYRPMGKPVYQPTGKEKVSQIPEEWKEPSQVRLLEEQGEYE; encoded by the coding sequence ATGCGTGATGTACCGCTGTTTCGTTCTATCAAGCCTATTGAGACCGGATTCAAACCAGACGCCGAGATCGTTCTCTTTTCTGGCGATGTGAGTGAATTGCTTACACAGGTTCCTGATAATTCAGTTGCCCTGATTGTGACCTCTCCGCCTTACAATTTGGGCAAAGAGTACGAAGATCGTGTTTCGATTGAACAGTACCTGAAGACACAGGCGCAAGTTATTGCTCAACTTCATCGTGTTCTACGAGAAGATGGCAGCATTTGCTGGCAAGTAGGCAACTTTGTTGAGAATGGAGAAGTCTATCCGCTTGATGTTCTTTATTACCCAATTTTCAAAGAGTTGGGGATGAGATTGCGCAATCGGATCATTTGGAAATTCGGGCACGGGTTACACGCATCTAGACGTTTTTCGGGGCGCTATGAAACTATCTTGTGGTTTACAAAATCCGATCGTTATGTGTTTAACCTTGACGCAGTTCGTGTACCGGCCAAATATCCTGGTAAGCGTCACTTCAAGGGACCAAATAAGGGGAAACCCTCAGGCAATCCTCTTGGAAAAAATCCCTCTGACGTGTGGGAAATCCTGGTTCAGGATTGGGAAGAATTGGTATGGGATATTCCCAATGTAAAATCGAATCACCCCGAAAAAACAGTCCACCCCTGCCAGTTTCCGATCGAACTTGTTGAGCGGTGTGTCCTTGCACTCACGAATGAAGGTGATTGGGTCTTTGACCCTTATATGGGTGTTGGTTCAGCTCTAATTGCAGCTTTGATGCACGATAGACGCGCAATGGGTTGCGAAAAAGAAGCGGCTTATGTGGAAATAGCTCGCCAACGCATTGTCGATTATTTCAACGGCACCCTTCGCTACCGCCCAATGGGAAAACCAGTTTACCAACCGACAGGCAAAGAGAAGGTATCCCAGATTCCTGAAGAATGGAAAGAGCCTTCCCAAGTGCGGCTTTTGGAAGAACAAGGTGAATACGAATGA